CCCTTTTGCCGACCCCCTCCGTCGCTTCCGCCATGAGCGGTTCGCCCGAGATCCTCCTCACCAACGACGACGGTATCGACAGCCCGGGGTTCCACGCCCTCTACGACGCCCTCGGCGAGGTCGGCAACGTCACCGCGGTCGCCCCCGCCGACGACCAGAGCGCCGTCGGACGCTCCATGTCCAACAAGGTCGACGTCGAAGAACACGAGCTCGGCTACGCGGTCCACGGCACCCCCGCGGACTGCGTCGTCGCCGGGCTCCAGTCCCTCGGTCCCGACCCCGACATCGTGGTCTCCGGTGCGAACAAGGGCGCGAACCTCGGGCACTACGTCCTCGGTCGCTCCGGCACCGTCAGCGCCGCCGTCGAGGCCGCCTTCTTCGACGTCCCCGCTATCGCCGTCTCGCTGTACGTCCCCATCGACCCCGACGAGGACCGCGCCTGGTCCGAGGTCGAGGTCCCGAAGGAGGACTACCGCGAGGCGACCCGCGCCGCGACCTACCTCACCCGACACGCCCTCGGCGCCGGCGTCTTCGAACAGGTCGACTACCTCAACGTCAACGCGCCCCTCCCCGGCGAGGAACCCGCCCCACTGGAGGTGACCAACCCCTCGCACATGTACGAGATGGACGCGACCATCACCGACGGCACCGTCTCCCTCCACGACCGCGTCTGGGAGCGCATGGCCTCCGGCGACATCCCGGACCCCGAGGGCACCGACCGCCGCGCGGTCGTCGACGGCCGCATCAGCGTCTCCCCACTCACCGCCCCGCACACCACCGAGCACCACGAATCGCTCGACGCGCTCGCACAGACCTACCTCTCGGAGTGACGGGGTGCCAGGACCCGAACGGCTTTCATCCGCGGAGCCACGAGTATCGGCTATGCCCCACGTCGAGATCGAGTACTGCGTTCCCTGCGGTTTCCTGAACCGCGCGGAGGACCTGCAGCACGTCCTCCTCCAGACCTTCGGCGAACAGCTTGATGCCGTCACCCTCCGGACTGGCGACCACGGCATCTTCGAGGTCCGCGTCGACGGCGAGACCGTCTTCGACAAGTCCGAAGACGAGTTCGACGTCGACGAGATAACGCGAGCGGTCCGGGAGAAGCTCTAGATTACGACCGGAACCGAGAGAGCACCGACACCAGTACCACGAACCCGACGAGCAGCGCACCGGCCGCGACAGCGACCGGTTCGAGTCGCTCCCGCCAGATTGCGTCGTTCTGCTGTTTCACCGTCTCGTTCTCGTACTGGTAGACCTCGTCGTCCGGCACGGTCGCGTAGTGGGTCATGATCGGCTCGAACTCGCGGTCCCAGACCTCGGTCTCACCCGCAGGTGTCCCGGCGAATTCGACCTGGTCCTGGATGTCCGACTGGTTGTGTATCCACCCCGTGTACAGTCGGACCTCACCCGCCACTCTCATCTCCGGGTCCTCCTCGAGCGGAATGACGAGTGTCCGTCGACTCCCGTTCATCGGGACCCTGGCCTCGTAGGGGTCCGAGTGCGTTTGGAGCGACGTGACACGGACGTTGGTCAGGTACTGGACCTGCCCCTCGTTCGTGATGGTGACGCGTGCGACTGTCGTCTCCTCACCGTCGATAGTTGCGGTGTCGACCTCGACGTTCTCGATCTCGGGGAGTTCGACGCCGTTGGGGTTCTTGGAGGAGATGTTGAGCGTGTAATTGAACTCTTCAGAGTCATTGAAGGTGGATATGATGACATTGTGGGAATCTACATCACCCGCAATTATACCACTCAATTGATGGGAGTTCTTTATCGTCTCTCCAGACGATATATTAAACAATGAGTTCACAACAGTGGTCCGGTCTACACGTATATACAGGGCAGTTTCAACGCGTTGTTGACCCGGGTTTACGGCTTTGGTCGTGATTGTTAAATTACTAGGATAAAATTCTACAGTGAACTTTATTCCTTGGTCAGAATATAATTTTACAGTCTTTTCTGGAATTTCACTTTCGGTGTTATTACTAAAGATATCACCAGATTCCTCGGCTACTGCTGGAATGGGAGTAATCAGCAGCATAACAAATACGATTGTTAGAATGGCCCTCATTCGGTACACTCTCCAGTACTGTTGCAGCTATTACCTCCATCAGTGAACCTCCTGACAATACCACCCACAGAGAATGCTCCATCTTGTCGGAACTCCTTCCTGAACTCTTTAGTCTGAATAATCCTCTCTTCGCCAAGTGAATGGATAAATTCTTTCTTTTTCTCGGTGCCAGAAACTATCGCGATGGTTTCGACGACGTCCTCTTCGTCTTCGAACTCTGCGACTGTCCTGACAGCGGTCCCTTGCTTAGAGACAGTCCAGCGGGTTTCGGTGGTGGAGCCGTTGGCCCGGATGTTGCGTTGGCGGACCGCTTTAGCAGCCTCTCTGGGATCCGAGACAGTCGTGTAGGGGACCCATGCTTTCTCAGTCACAACATGATGGTTGGATGCAAAATATGTCGTCTCGCGCACCGTCTCAATCTCGGTGATTGCGAACTCATACAGCGTCCGGTCATACGAAGGTCTAACGGTGATCTTCTTCGTCTTTCCAGTGAAGGTGTGCTGGGGGCTGTGTGCGGTTCTCCCCCAGTATCTCTCCGTGTCCCAGTAATTCCTCTCACGCTCGACGGTCACCGTTCTGGTCTCTGTGACCGTTCTCTCGACGGTCTTGGTGACGGTGTGGATGTAACACCCGACTATAGGGTTACAGCGTTCTTCCTCGACTTCGATTTCGACCTGCTTGGTGACTTCCACCGTCTTTTCCACCTCTACATCGACGGTCCTGGTCTTCTGCACCTCGTACTCGAACTGCTTCACCGTCCGCTTCTGCGCAGGGACCGTCTCCTCCTTGGTCTCGCCGGTGAAGGTACCGTCACCTGATTTGGACCTGCGCCACTCCGTCCTCGTCACAGATTCCTGTCTGGTCTCCACCTCTCGGCCTGTGTCGACCCAGTCCGGGTGAATTCGGAGGAACCGCCGGCGGTTACTCGCAGATCCGAACGACTTCCGGCTGGTCTTCCTGACCCTGACCTCCTCGTAACGTTCGAGTTTGATCCCCGTCGTCACTTCCCGGGTGTCGGCGATTTCGTATCCCTGCGAGAGGTATCTTCGCAGTTCGAGCCCGTCGTCGACGGACTCGTTCAGCGTGACGTTGTCTCGCTCGACCCGGTAGGCGATGCTCTCGACCGTGAGGTTCTCGTACAGTGTCGCGTTCGTCACGTTGAGTTCGATATCGAGTGCCGGCAGCCTCGTACTCGACCTGCTTCTCTCTGGGTTCGCTGTGTTCTGGAGAACAATTTCGGGCGGAGTACGACCCGCCGCAAGCGCTGCTGCAGGTACCTCGATAGTCGCGACCTGACGCTGGAGGCGGTCGGTCGTATCATGTTGAGGAACCTCTGACTGTGGCACCGTGACCTGTCCCTGCGAGACGATATCGACGTGCCTCGATTCGGTAACGAAGTCGAGGTCGACACGGTACTCTTCCCGGGTCTTGGTGAACGCCCATGGCTCGGACGCCACGTGGAAGCGAACCGTATCCGTCGCGTTGAACGGGCCGCTGTTGGTCTTTTCGATGCTCTCAATCCCAGGGACGAAGTGGTCTAGGAAGCTCCAGTTCTTTCCAACACGTCCCCGGTTCTGGTCGGAGACGACCAGGCCACCCGATTCCCTGGATCTGAACCGACCAATACCAGGGTTACCGGGAACGTGTTCCGCACCGCCTAACCAGTCATACTCGAGCTGCGTATGGTCTGGGTCGAATGATTCTGTAGCATCGACGATGATGCCCCACTGTTGCCCGATGGGTTCTGTCCCATGAGTTTCTGTGGTTAACCGAAGTTCTGGATTGCTCGGTTCCACGACAAACGTGCTAGACAACTTCGGGTGAGCACCAGACCCACCGGCCCCATTAATATCATATCGGATGTGATGACTGTCTGGGACATATCCTGACCAATTGGACTCAAATACAACCCGGGTGTTTCCGGTCCAATGCTGTTCAACTCTACTATTTTTACTTAGTTGTTTAATTAGAGGTGAAGAGAACGAATATGACATTGAGACGTCCTCAGCATCATGCCCGTTCAAATCGACCTCCACGATGTGGTGCGCAGTGTACCGGTCCGGGTCGATACGCGAGTGGTGCGAGTCCACGGGGCCGTTCACGAACCCGGCACTGACGATCTCTATCTCTCCGACGGCCGTGACCTCCCTGTCGGTCGTCGAGCGTTGTCCACGACCGTCGACAGCGGTCAACGTCACCGTGTACGTCCGATTCGGTTCGATGTCTTCGAAACTGAACCAGGAACTCCGCGAGTCACCGAGCGTCGGGTTCCGCCCGCCGCGAGTTCCCTCCTCGTGGAATACGGTTCGGTCGTCGACGGTGACGGTAACTGACATGAGGTTCCCGTAGTCGTCGCTGGTGACGAGGTCGCCGGCGACCTGGTTCTCGCCGTCGATGTTGATGAGGCCGACCCTTGGGGCGGGGTCCGCGACGACGGCGGTCGTCCCATCGGCGAACGTCGCCACGTCGTTCGACCCGTCGGTGTAGGTGACGACGGCGAACAGCTGGTGGTCGCCGGGTTCCCACGAGATCCTCGTGCTCGTGTCCTCACCGCGGGCGCCTGCAGCGTCGAACCACGTGATGTCGTCGACGACGGCTGCCGGGGGTGCGCTCGCGAGGGAGTAGTCGGCGATGAGTGGTTGGTCGCCGGTGACGAGCTTGCTCCCGGAGACGGTCGGGTCGTACTGGGAGGCAAGTGTGGGGTCACCGCTTCCACCGCTGCCACCGGTCGACGGGGGTGTCGAGGTACTGTTGTTGCCGGAAGACGCAGCGGGGTCCACCACGTTGATACCGACCGTATCGGTGCTGGTCCGACCCTGTCGGTCGTAGAGAACGGCACGAACGGTGTGGCGGCCGGTGCTGGGGAAGGCGGGCGAGATGCTGTCGCGTCCCGCCGTGGCGACGGAGTGGTTCGCGGCGAGCGACCCGTCGACGTACCATTCGACACGGTCGAGTGGTGCAGACCCGCGGTGGAGCGTCGCGTCCACCGTCGTCGCGTTGCCCCGCTCCACGCTCGCGGGGCCGGTCACTGAGATCGCTGGGCCGCTTCCGCCGGCGACCCGCACGTAGAGCGTGTCACGGCTGGAGGAGCCGTCGTCGTCTGTCACCGTCAGCGAGACGGTGAACGTCCCGGTCTCGTTGGCGCGGAACGTCGTCTTCGCACAACTCCCACAGGCGGGTGTGACAGTCCTGCCACCGGGACTCTGGATGGTCCACTGGTAGGACTCGATGGTCCCATCGGGGTCCAGCGACCCGCGGCCGTCCAGTTCGACCGTGCGGCCGAGGGTCGCCGACTGGTCGAGGCCAGCGTCAGCGAGTGGCGGTTCGTTGTCGCCGGTGTCCATCGCGACAGTTGCAGGATGTTCGTTCGCGAGCGGCACAGCCATCGTCAGGTGAGACGTAACGAGGATCGTCACCAGAACCAATTGTTTCATCGATTGGTGTCTGGAATTAGATTCGCTATGCGTTATAAAATACCGGATTTGTCTGCATTAAATGCTGCTGGTCGACGGTAGCAATTATCAGGAAGTCGCCGACAGACCGCTAGGAATCAGACATGAAGTCCGCGATGGCACGCGGCCGGGCAGCCACGTAGGGCAGGCGCGAGGTGACCTCGTACAGGGTCTTGCGCGAGGCACCGATGGCGTACTGGCGTGTGCTCTGGAGGATCGGGGTGCGGATGCCGTGGACGCGGGTCTGGCCGGCGCGGAGCGCGTCGACGAGCTGGTCGGGAGAGACCTCGGCGGCGCTCTCGACGGGTTCCTCGAGTTCGAAGACGGTGTAGGCTCGGCCGACATTCATCAGGTAGTGGGCGTCGCTGCCGCCGACCTGTCCGTAGCCGTGTTTGTCGGCGAACCGCCGCGCGCGCCGGTTCTGGTAGCCCGTGAACACCATCGAGTTGTACACCTCGACCGCGTCGCAGTCGGTGAGTCTGGACTTGCGCACGCCGTGGCGCGTGCGCTGGAACGGGTGAGGGACGACGGCAGCGCCGCCGTGCTCACGGACGGTCTCGACCGTCTCTGCAAGTGGCTCGCCGCGGGGCGGGCGTTCGTCGACCCCGATGGCGAGCAGGTGGCCGTCGGCGGTCGAGACCTCGACGCCGGGGATACCGACGAGGCCGAACTCGTGGGCGACCTCCGCCGCGTGCCGAGACGCCTCGATGCGGTCGTGGTCCGTGATGACGACGCCGTCGAGGCCGATGTCCGCGGCGTGTTCGAGAACGAGTTCGACGGGCTCGTGACCGTCGTAGGACGCGTTGCTGTGGACATGTAGGTCCAGTGCAAGCAACGATCCGTCTCCTCCCGGCATGCCCCTATCTCCGTCTCGCGGGATAGAATATCTTGTGCTCCGACTGGTCTGTTAACACGAGTCTCACCACGCGGCAGATTTCCTTATTCCTACTGCGAGCCTACCGCGCGTATGGCAAAAGCCACGTTCGAACTGTTCACGGACAGGAAGGGGGAGTACCGCTGGCGGCTCCGCCACGACAACGGGAACATCATCGCGACGGGCGGTGAGAGCTACAGCTCGAAGGCGAGCGCGAAGAAGAACATCGAGAGCGTGCAGAAGAACGCCGGTGGCGCAGACGTGGTCGAGGTCGCCAGCACGGCGAAGTAACCGGACGATACCGCGGCAGGATCTTTTCGATGACGGCTGCCCCCGATCCGTGGGAATGTCACCGCAACCGGGAGGTCTTTGCCACGACCGGTCGTCGTCTGGTCCATGGACGTCTCTCTCACGCGGTCGACGGTGAAGGGCACCGCCCGAGCCCCGCCCTCGAAGAGCTACACGCACCGAGCCATCCTCGCGGCCGGGTTCGCCCGCGAGGCCGTTGTTCGCGACCCGCTGGTGAGCGCCGACACGCGGGCCACGATGCGCGCAGTCGAGGGCTTCGGTGGCACAGTCGACCGGGGCGACGACGGCCTCGACGTGACGGGGTTCGACGGCCAGCCCGCAGTGCCGGCCGACGTGCTCGACTGCGCGAACAGCGGGACGACGATGCGGCTGGTGACCGCGGCCGCCGGCCTCGCCGACGGTCTCACGGTCCTGACGGGCGACGAGTCGCTGCGCTCGCGACCCCAGGGGCCGCTTCTGGGCGCCCTCGAACAACTCGGCGGGCGTGCCGAGAGCACGCGCGGGAACGGCCAGGCACCACTCGTCATCAAGGGGCCCATCGCAGGCGGCACCGTCGAGATACCGGGCGACGTCTCCTCGCAGTACATCACCGCCCTGCTGATGGCCGGTGCGGTCACCGAGGACGGCATCGACGTCGATCTCCAGACCGAGCTGAAGTCCGCACCTTACGTCCAGATCACCCTCGACGTGCTGGAGTCCTTCGGCGTCGAGGCAACGCAGACGGACGAGGGCTTCAGCGTCCCCGGTGGGCAGGCCTACGACCCTGATGGCGAGTACGCCGTGCCCGGCGACTTCTCGTCCATCTCGTACCTCCTCGGGGCCGGGGCGGTCGCTGCCGAGGACGAACTCGTCGTCGAGGGCGCACAGCCCAGCGCACAGGGCGACACCGCCATCGTCGACATCGTGGAGCGGATGGGTGCCGACGTGGACTGGGACCGGGACGCGGGGACGATCACGGTCGCCAACTCGGCCCTCTCCGGCGTGACGGTTGACGTGGGCGACACTCCCGACCTGCTCCCGACCATCGCCGCCCTCGGCGCCATCGCGGACGGTGAGACCCGTATCGTGAACGCCGAGCACGTCCGGTACAAGGAGACCGACCGCGTCGCCGCGATGGCCGAGGAGCTGACGAAACTCGGCGCCAGCGTCACCGAACACGAGGACGAACTGGTCGTCCACGGCGACCAGTCGGAACTGGCGGGCGCGACCGTCGATGGACGCGGCGACCACCGCATCGTGATGGCGCTGTCGCTCGTCGGCCTCGTCGCCGACGGCGAGACGACCATCCAGGGCGCCGAACACGTGGACGTCTCCTTCCCGAACTTCTTCGACCTGCTCTACGAGCTGGGCGCGGACGTTCGCCGGTAGTCGCGAGCGCGAACCGCGCCCCCGTCGTGTCGGACCGGTAGCATCTTTTCGGCGGGTCCTGTACGGGTCGACCATGCTCCGCAGTGCTGTCGCGGCCGAACTCCGTGACGACCTCCTCCAGGACGGCTATCTCTTCCCCGATTACGACGGCTACTGTTTCGGGAACCTCCCGCACAGCCTCACGTCCCTCTTCGGCGTCGACACAGGGCGGACCCTCCCCGGAGACGTGTTCGACGACGTCCCCACCGACGTCGAGAACGTCCTCGTCGTGCTCGTCGACGGGTTCGGCTGGGCGCAGTGGCAGCGCGAACGCGAGCACCACCGGTTCCTCGGGACGCTGAGCGAGCGCGCCCGGGTGACGCCACTGACGTCCATCTACCCGAGCGAGACCGCAGCCGCCATCACGACCTTCCACACCGGTGCGCTGGCGGCCGAGCACGGCGTCGTGGGGTGGAACGTGTTCGACCCCGAGGTCGGCCGCTCCTACGAGGCGCTGCCGTTCCACTACAAGGACGGAACCGACCCCGAGTTCGCCCGGGATTCTGTCGCGAACGCGGACTCGCTCTACACGGACCTCGCGGCTGCCGGCGTCGATACGCATCACGTCGTCCCGTTCCCCTCGGTCCCGGAGGGCGTCACCAGACACCAGTACGAGTCGCTCGACGAGGTGCCCGGGGTGCTCGACGAAGCGATGGCCGCGGCCGACGGCCCTGCGTACCACTATCTCTACCTGCCCCACGTGG
This window of the Haloarchaeobius amylolyticus genome carries:
- a CDS encoding PKD domain-containing protein, producing MKQLVLVTILVTSHLTMAVPLANEHPATVAMDTGDNEPPLADAGLDQSATLGRTVELDGRGSLDPDGTIESYQWTIQSPGGRTVTPACGSCAKTTFRANETGTFTVSLTVTDDDGSSSRDTLYVRVAGGSGPAISVTGPASVERGNATTVDATLHRGSAPLDRVEWYVDGSLAANHSVATAGRDSISPAFPSTGRHTVRAVLYDRQGRTSTDTVGINVVDPAASSGNNSTSTPPSTGGSGGSGDPTLASQYDPTVSGSKLVTGDQPLIADYSLASAPPAAVVDDITWFDAAGARGEDTSTRISWEPGDHQLFAVVTYTDGSNDVATFADGTTAVVADPAPRVGLINIDGENQVAGDLVTSDDYGNLMSVTVTVDDRTVFHEEGTRGGRNPTLGDSRSSWFSFEDIEPNRTYTVTLTAVDGRGQRSTTDREVTAVGEIEIVSAGFVNGPVDSHHSRIDPDRYTAHHIVEVDLNGHDAEDVSMSYSFSSPLIKQLSKNSRVEQHWTGNTRVVFESNWSGYVPDSHHIRYDINGAGGSGAHPKLSSTFVVEPSNPELRLTTETHGTEPIGQQWGIIVDATESFDPDHTQLEYDWLGGAEHVPGNPGIGRFRSRESGGLVVSDQNRGRVGKNWSFLDHFVPGIESIEKTNSGPFNATDTVRFHVASEPWAFTKTREEYRVDLDFVTESRHVDIVSQGQVTVPQSEVPQHDTTDRLQRQVATIEVPAAALAAGRTPPEIVLQNTANPERSRSSTRLPALDIELNVTNATLYENLTVESIAYRVERDNVTLNESVDDGLELRRYLSQGYEIADTREVTTGIKLERYEEVRVRKTSRKSFGSASNRRRFLRIHPDWVDTGREVETRQESVTRTEWRRSKSGDGTFTGETKEETVPAQKRTVKQFEYEVQKTRTVDVEVEKTVEVTKQVEIEVEEERCNPIVGCYIHTVTKTVERTVTETRTVTVERERNYWDTERYWGRTAHSPQHTFTGKTKKITVRPSYDRTLYEFAITEIETVRETTYFASNHHVVTEKAWVPYTTVSDPREAAKAVRQRNIRANGSTTETRWTVSKQGTAVRTVAEFEDEEDVVETIAIVSGTEKKKEFIHSLGEERIIQTKEFRKEFRQDGAFSVGGIVRRFTDGGNSCNSTGECTE
- the surE gene encoding 5'/3'-nucleotidase SurE, producing the protein MSGSPEILLTNDDGIDSPGFHALYDALGEVGNVTAVAPADDQSAVGRSMSNKVDVEEHELGYAVHGTPADCVVAGLQSLGPDPDIVVSGANKGANLGHYVLGRSGTVSAAVEAAFFDVPAIAVSLYVPIDPDEDRAWSEVEVPKEDYREATRAATYLTRHALGAGVFEQVDYLNVNAPLPGEEPAPLEVTNPSHMYEMDATITDGTVSLHDRVWERMASGDIPDPEGTDRRAVVDGRISVSPLTAPHTTEHHESLDALAQTYLSE
- a CDS encoding SelT/SelW/SelH family protein, translating into MPHVEIEYCVPCGFLNRAEDLQHVLLQTFGEQLDAVTLRTGDHGIFEVRVDGETVFDKSEDEFDVDEITRAVREKL
- the aroA gene encoding 3-phosphoshikimate 1-carboxyvinyltransferase is translated as MDVSLTRSTVKGTARAPPSKSYTHRAILAAGFAREAVVRDPLVSADTRATMRAVEGFGGTVDRGDDGLDVTGFDGQPAVPADVLDCANSGTTMRLVTAAAGLADGLTVLTGDESLRSRPQGPLLGALEQLGGRAESTRGNGQAPLVIKGPIAGGTVEIPGDVSSQYITALLMAGAVTEDGIDVDLQTELKSAPYVQITLDVLESFGVEATQTDEGFSVPGGQAYDPDGEYAVPGDFSSISYLLGAGAVAAEDELVVEGAQPSAQGDTAIVDIVERMGADVDWDRDAGTITVANSALSGVTVDVGDTPDLLPTIAALGAIADGETRIVNAEHVRYKETDRVAAMAEELTKLGASVTEHEDELVVHGDQSELAGATVDGRGDHRIVMALSLVGLVADGETTIQGAEHVDVSFPNFFDLLYELGADVRR
- a CDS encoding HVO_2922 family protein, which gives rise to MAKATFELFTDRKGEYRWRLRHDNGNIIATGGESYSSKASAKKNIESVQKNAGGADVVEVASTAK
- a CDS encoding alkaline phosphatase family protein, whose amino-acid sequence is MLRSAVAAELRDDLLQDGYLFPDYDGYCFGNLPHSLTSLFGVDTGRTLPGDVFDDVPTDVENVLVVLVDGFGWAQWQREREHHRFLGTLSERARVTPLTSIYPSETAAAITTFHTGALAAEHGVVGWNVFDPEVGRSYEALPFHYKDGTDPEFARDSVANADSLYTDLAAAGVDTHHVVPFPSVPEGVTRHQYESLDEVPGVLDEAMAAADGPAYHYLYLPHVDHEAHQTGTRSTAYRETVGDVFETVQRALSGVDDQTAAETLLVLTADHGHVDTDPDRNVDLDGFDWLVESLARDADDAPVRFAGSPRNVHLYLSEGASGAVATQLRAELDARVFDREEVLQGDLFGDVPPSEPFQRRLGDLVLTHRDLGTWWGDHEPDELGFVGMHGGMHPDEMLTQVAVSRLSTVLE
- a CDS encoding PHP domain-containing protein, giving the protein MPGGDGSLLALDLHVHSNASYDGHEPVELVLEHAADIGLDGVVITDHDRIEASRHAAEVAHEFGLVGIPGVEVSTADGHLLAIGVDERPPRGEPLAETVETVREHGGAAVVPHPFQRTRHGVRKSRLTDCDAVEVYNSMVFTGYQNRRARRFADKHGYGQVGGSDAHYLMNVGRAYTVFELEEPVESAAEVSPDQLVDALRAGQTRVHGIRTPILQSTRQYAIGASRKTLYEVTSRLPYVAARPRAIADFMSDS